A genomic region of Miscanthus floridulus cultivar M001 chromosome 3, ASM1932011v1, whole genome shotgun sequence contains the following coding sequences:
- the LOC136547488 gene encoding vacuolar-sorting receptor 1-like, producing MGTTAMARRLLLLLLALALALVAHRAAARFVVEKNSLRVTSPAALRGVYECAIGNFGMPQYGGTMHGVVVYPKADAKACRPFDDSGLSFKPKPGGLPVFLLVDRGDCYFTTKGWNAQNAGAAAVLVADDKVEPLITMDSPESSGTEHIENITIPSALVTKRFGDDLRKALQNGEMVNVLLDWRESLPHPDERVEYEFWTNSNDECGAKCDMQMNFVRSFRGIAQALEKRGYTQFTPHYITWYCPEAFILSKQCKSQCINHGRYCAPDPEQDFSIGYDGKDVVVQNLIQICVFRVANETHRPWMWWDYVHDFAVRCPMKEKKYTRECAHGVINSLGLDIEKINKCVGDPDADKENPVLKAEQDAQIGHGSRGDVTILPTLVVNNRQYRGKLEKRSVLKAVCSGFEETTEPDVCLREDIETNECLENNGGCWLDKATNVSACKDTFRGRVCECPIVNGVKFIGDGYSHCEASGLGRCQINNGGCWNETRNGKTVSACSNQEAKGCKCPSGFKGDGVNSCEDVDECKEKLFCQCKDCACENTWGSYECSCGGSNLLYIREHDTCISKQSSSSLGWGFLWVIFFGLALAGAGAYAVYKYRLRSYMDSEIRAIMAQYMPLESQEMPNQHRSVVPVDHADI from the exons ATGGggacgacggcgatggcgaggcggctgctgctgctcctcctggcgctggcgctggcgctcgTGGCGCACCGGGCGGCGGCGCGGTTCGTGGTGGAGAAGAACAGCCTGCGGGTCACGTCACCGGCCGCGCTCCGGGGCGTCTACGAGTGCGCCATCGGCAACTTCGGCATGCCGCAGTACGGCGGCACCATGCACGGCGTCGTCGTCTACCCCAAGGCCGACGCCAAGGCCTGCAGGCCCTTCGACGACTCCGGCCTCTCCTTCAAGCCCAAGCCCGGCGGCCTGCCCGTCTTCCTGCTCGTCGATCGCGGAG ACTGCTACTTCACAACCAAGGGATGGAATGCACAAAATGCTGGAGCTGCAGCAGTTCTTGTTGCCGACGACAAAGTCGAGCCTTTGATCACAATGGATTCTCCAGAATCCAGTGGCACAGAGCACATAGAGAACATCACAATTCCTTCGGCACTTGTGACCAAGAGATTTGGAGATGACCTCAGGAAAGCATTGCAAAATGGAGAGATGGTGAATGTTCTTCTGGACTGGAGGGAATCTCTGCCCCATCCTGATGAGCGTGTGGAGTATGAGTTCTGGACAAACAGCAATGATGAATGCGGCGCTAAGTGTGACATGCAAATGAACTTCGTGAGGAGTTTCAGAGGAATAGCGCAGGCCCTTGAGAAAAGGGGTTACACCCAGTTTACCCCTCACTATATCACATGGTATTGTCCAGAAGCCTTTATCCTGAGCAAACAGTGCAAGTCACAATGTATCAATCATGGGAGATATTGCGCACCAGACCCAGAGCAGGATTTCAGCATTGGATATGACGGCAAAGATGTTGTGGTTCAGAACCTGATTCAAATTTGCGTGTTCAGAGTTGCCAATGAAACTCACAGGCCGTGGATGTGGTGGGATTATGTGCACGACTTTGCTGTTAGGTGCCCAATGAAGGAGAAGAAATACACACGTGAATGTGCACATGGTGTTATCAATTCACTTG GATTGGACATTGAGAAAATCAACAAGTGCGTTGGAGATCCTGACGCTGATAAAGAAAATCCAGTCCTCAAAGCAGAACAGGATGCTCAA ATTGGGCATGGTTCTCGTGGCGATGTAACTATACTGCCTACTCTTGTCGTCAATAACAGACAATACAGAG GTAAACTGGAAAAAAGATCTGTGCTAAAAGCAGTATGCTCGGGATTTGAGGAGACAACTGAACCTGATGTCTGTTTGCGCGAAG ATATTGAGACAAATGAATGTTTGGAGAACAATGGAGGTTGCTGGTTAGACAAGGCTACCAATGTTTCTGCGTGCAAG GATACCTTCCGTGGTCGTGTTTGTGAGTGCCCTATTGTCAATGGTGTAAAGTTTATAGGTGATGGGTATAGCCACTGTGAAG CTTCTGGTCTTGGTAGGTGCCAGATCAACAATGGGGGCTGCTGGAATGAGACTAGGAACGGGAAGACTGTCTCTGCCTGCTCA AATCAAGAAGCTAAAGGCTGCAAATGCCCATCAGGTTTCAAGGGTGATGGAGTGAACAGTTGTGAAG ATGTCGATGAATGCAAAGAGAAACTTTTCTGCCAGTGCAAGGATTGCGCTTGTGAGAACACATGGGGAAGCTACGAGTGCAGCTGTGGCGGCAGCAATTTGCTGTACATCAGAGAGCATGATACCTGTATCA GCAAACAGTCTAGTTCGTCCCTGGGCTGGGGCTTCCTATGGGTGATTTTCTTCGGCCTTGCCTTGGCTGGAGCAGGAGCATACGCCGTGTACAAATACAGGCTACGG AGCTACATGGACTCAGAGATCCGTGCGATCATGGCTCAGTACATGCCCCTGGAGAGCCAAGAGATGCCGAACCAACATCGCTCTGTCGTCCCCGTCGACCATGCAGACATCTGA